The region CGCCGGCCATGCCCGTGGCGCCGCCGATCACGACCACGCGACCGTAGTCGTGCTTGTGGCTGTCGCGGACACGGCGGGCGAGGCGCGGCAGCGCTGCGGGAGGCGTCATCGTCGCGGTGCCCGTTGGGGTCGGTCGACTCGGCTCACCCGGGAAGCCGTTACCTTGACTGAAACCGGCCGCGCGGGCTACCCTCCCCGGGCTTTCACTCCCGTGAGGATGACCGGAGACGGCGGTTTGCCATGAAGCCGAGCAAGGCGGACAAAAAAGCGGTCGGAAAGCCGCGGCCGGGCGGTCCCCCGGAAGCCGATCCGGCGCCGGGCGGCGACGTCTTCGACGAGCAGCGCGTCAAGCGGCTCGTGCGGTTGATGAACAAGCACGGGCTCACCGAAATCGATCTCCAGCAGGGGGAGATGCGCGTCAGGCTCTCGCGGGCGGTGAGCGCCGCGGCAGGGATGGTGCCGATGGCGGCATTGCCGGCGGCTCCTGCTGCCGCTCCGGCTGCCGGCACCGCGCCGGCAGCGCCGGCCGAACCGGAACGGGCGATGGTGGTGAAGAGCCCGATGGTCGGGACGTTCTACCGGGCCAGCGGCCCCGACTCGCCGCCGTTCGTCAAGGTCGGCGACCGGATCGAACCGGAGAAGACGGTCTGCATCATCGAGGCGATGAAGGTATTCAACGAGATCCCCGCCGGCGTGTCGGGCCAGGTGGTGGCGATCTTGGTCGAGAACGGCGCGCCGGTGGAGTTCGGCCAGGCGCTCCTGAAGGTCGATCCGGAACACTGATGCCGCTGGGGCGTCCGTCCCCGGCCGCGCTCCGGTGGACCGGCCGATCCCGGAAGAACACGGCGCGCGGGCCGGAGGGATCCGGCGACGTCGCGGACAGGCAGGGATGGCAGGCATGTTCAAACGGATCCTCGTCGCCAATCGTGGTGAGATCGCCCTCCGGGTTATCCGCGCCTGCCGGGAGATGGGGATCGAGACGGTCGCCGTCCACAGCGAGGCCGACCGCGGCGCCGCCTACCTCGAGCTCGCCGACGAGGCGATCTGCATCGGACCGGCGCGGGCCGCCGACAGCTACCTGCGGATCGACCGGATCATCAGCGCCGCCGAGGTCGGCAACGCCCAGGCGATCCACCCCGGCTACGGCTTCCTCTCCGAGAACTCCCACTTCGCCGAGGTCTGCCGGTCCTGCGACATCACGTTCATCGGCCCGACCCCCGAGGCGATGCAGCGGCTCGGCGACAAGAACTCCGCCCGGGCGCTGGCCAAGAGCGCGGGTGTGCCGACCGTGCCGGGCAGTGACGGTCTGGTGACGAGCGAGGAGGAGGCGGTGCGGATCGCCCGCGGGATCGGCTTCCCCGTGCTCCTCAAGGCGACCGCCGGGGGCGGCGGCAAGGGGATGCGGGTCGCCCCCAACGACGCCGCCCTCGCCGGTGCCTGGCAGCAGGCCTCGGCCGAGGCCCAGGCGGCGTTCGGCAATCCCGGGATCTACATCGAGAAATACGTCGAGCGGCCACGGCACGTCGAGATCCAGATCCTCGGCGACCACCACGGCACGGTGGTCCATCTCTGGGAGCGCGACTGCTCCACGCAGCGGCGCCACCAGAAGCTGATCGAGGAGAGCCCCTCGCCGCGCCTCCCCCAGGCGACGCGCGAGGCGATGTGCGCCGCCGCGGTGCGCCTCGCCAAGGCCGCCGGCTACCACTCGGCGGGGACGGTCGAATTCATCGTCGACCAGCACGACAACTTCTACTTCATCGAGGTCAACGCCCGGATCCAGGTCGAGCATCCGGTCAGCGAGATGGTGACCGGGATCGACCTGGTGAAGGCCCAGATCCGGATCGCCGCCGGCGCGCCGCTCGGGCTGGTGCAGGACGACGTCGTCCTGCGCGGGCACGCCATCGAATGCCGGATCAACGCCGAGGACCCGGCCGCGAACTTCCGCCCCTGCCCCGGCCGGATCGAGCGGATCATCGCCCCCGGCGGGTTCGGCGTCCGCTTCGATTCGCACGTCGCCGCCGGCTCGGTCGTGCCCCCCAACTACGACTCGCTCGTCGGCAAGCTGATCGTCCACCAGCCCTCGCGCGAGGCGGCGGTGGCGACGATGCTCCGGGCCCTGGCCGAACTGCGGATCGAGGGGGTGAAGACGACCGTCCCGCTCCACGAAAAACTGCTCCGCAGTGCCGCGTTCCACGAGGCGCGGATCGACACCACCTTCGTGGAACGCTGGCTCGCCGGCTCCCCCTCCTGACACCGCCATGAACGAAAGCCTCTCCCGCCCCCCGAAGTCGGCCCACCAGTTCCGTCGCGTCGCGATCCTGTTCGCCGGCGGGCCGGCCCCCGGCGCCAACGCCGTGATCTCGACCGCCGCGATCTCGTTCCTCCGCAACGACACGGAGGTCATCGGGATGAAGCACGGCTACTCGGCGCTCGCCGACTTCGATCCCGCCGCCCCGCTCGTCGAGGGGCGCGACTACGTGCGGATCACCTCCGACTTCCTCAAGCGCTCGCGCTCCAGCCAGGGGATCCTGATCGGCACCGCGCGGACCAATCCCGGCAAGCTCGTCTCGTCGCCGGCCCACTTCGACGACCCCGAGCGCGTCGGGCCGCTGCGCCGGGTCTACGAGGGGCTGCGGTCGCTGGGGGTCGAGGCGCTGATCTCGATCGGCGGCGACGACACGTTGAAGACGGCCAACAAGTTCAAGCTGTTCCAGGACCGGCTCCCGCCGGGCAGCCCGCGGATCCCCGTCGTGCACCTGCCGAAGACGATCGACAACGACTACATGGGGATCGACTTCACCTTCGGCTACTTCACCGCCGTCGACACGCTCGGCGACGAGATCCGCAACCTCCTCCACGACGCCGAGGCGGGGCGGACCTACTTCGTCTGCGAGACGATGGGGCGCAGTGCCGGCTGGCTGGCCTACGGGGCGGCGATCTCCGGTGAGGCGAGCCTGGTGATCAGCGTCGAGGACATCCACGGCCGCTACCGCGGCGAGGAGACGG is a window of Planctomycetota bacterium DNA encoding:
- the accB gene encoding acetyl-CoA carboxylase biotin carboxyl carrier protein, whose translation is MKPSKADKKAVGKPRPGGPPEADPAPGGDVFDEQRVKRLVRLMNKHGLTEIDLQQGEMRVRLSRAVSAAAGMVPMAALPAAPAAAPAAGTAPAAPAEPERAMVVKSPMVGTFYRASGPDSPPFVKVGDRIEPEKTVCIIEAMKVFNEIPAGVSGQVVAILVENGAPVEFGQALLKVDPEH
- the accC gene encoding acetyl-CoA carboxylase biotin carboxylase subunit; amino-acid sequence: MFKRILVANRGEIALRVIRACREMGIETVAVHSEADRGAAYLELADEAICIGPARAADSYLRIDRIISAAEVGNAQAIHPGYGFLSENSHFAEVCRSCDITFIGPTPEAMQRLGDKNSARALAKSAGVPTVPGSDGLVTSEEEAVRIARGIGFPVLLKATAGGGGKGMRVAPNDAALAGAWQQASAEAQAAFGNPGIYIEKYVERPRHVEIQILGDHHGTVVHLWERDCSTQRRHQKLIEESPSPRLPQATREAMCAAAVRLAKAAGYHSAGTVEFIVDQHDNFYFIEVNARIQVEHPVSEMVTGIDLVKAQIRIAAGAPLGLVQDDVVLRGHAIECRINAEDPAANFRPCPGRIERIIAPGGFGVRFDSHVAAGSVVPPNYDSLVGKLIVHQPSREAAVATMLRALAELRIEGVKTTVPLHEKLLRSAAFHEARIDTTFVERWLAGSPS
- a CDS encoding 6-phosphofructokinase, with protein sequence MNESLSRPPKSAHQFRRVAILFAGGPAPGANAVISTAAISFLRNDTEVIGMKHGYSALADFDPAAPLVEGRDYVRITSDFLKRSRSSQGILIGTARTNPGKLVSSPAHFDDPERVGPLRRVYEGLRSLGVEALISIGGDDTLKTANKFKLFQDRLPPGSPRIPVVHLPKTIDNDYMGIDFTFGYFTAVDTLGDEIRNLLHDAEAGRTYFVCETMGRSAGWLAYGAAISGEASLVISVEDIHGRYRGEETVTAADGTTSIRPVMNTEEVVGRIVKTMLVREESEGKQFGVVVLAEGLAEYLPARSLEGVPRDDHGHISISHVQLGRMFAKLVAAEYKRQTGRSRKVIGLQLGYEARCARPHAFDIMLGSQLGVGGYRALAERGLDGVMVSVSGQLDLNYVPFAELVDPVTLVTVVRYVERGSDFHRLARFLETFVNE